CCGCGTGTTGACGAAGACGAGCGTGGTGCGGTGCAGGGCGGCCAGTTCGGCCAGCCGGTCGTACACGCGGTCCCATACCTCGTTCGGCATGACCGCCTCGAGCGGCACGGGTGGCAGTTCCAGCCCCAGGTCGCGGGCACGCACGTGGCCCACGTCGACGATCGCGCAATCGCGCCCCGCGCCGGCCAGGAACTGCGCCACCACCGAAATCGGCTTCTGCGTGGCGGACAGGCCCACGCGCACCGGCGCCTGCGCCCCCGTTTGCTCCATGCACAGCGCATCGAGCCGTTCCAGGCTCAGTGCCAGGTGGCTGCCGCGCTTGCCGCCGGCCACGGCATGGATTTCATCGACGATCACCGTGCGCACGGTGCGCAGCATGTTGCGCCCGCTCTCGGAGCCGAGCAGCACGTACAGCGATTCGGGCGTCGAGACCAGGATATGCGGCGGGCGCCTGCGCGCGGCGTTGCGCTCGGCCTGCGGCGTGTCGCCAGTGCGCACGGCGCTGCGGATGCCGTGCGGCGGCAGCCCCAGTGCATCGAGCCGCGCGCCGATGCCTTCCAGCGGCACGAGCAGGTTGACGCGGATATCGTTCGACAGCGCTTTGAGCGGCGACACGTACAGCACCCGCGTTTCATCCGGCAGTGGGGTCGCCTGGCTCTCGCGCACCAGCGCGTCGATGGCGGCCAGGAACGCCGTCAGCGTCTTGCCCGAACCGGTTGGCGCGGCGATCAGCGTGGGGCGGCCGGCCTGGATCAGCGGCCAGGCGCGGCGCTGCGCCTCCGTCGGTCCCCTGACGAAGGCCGCGTCGAACCACGCCGCGACCGCGGGATGGAAATCGTGACGTGAACGGGAAGCCATTGCCGGGCGCGTTCCATGCCTATTCGGCGTGGAATTCTTCCGTGCTCGCGAACAGTTCCCAGGCCACGATGAACAGCGCCGCGATCACCGGCCCGATCACGAAGCCGGTCAGGCCGAACAGCGCCATGCCGCCGATGGTGGAGAGCAGCACGACGTAATCGGGCAGCCTGGTATCCTTGCCTACCAGCAGGGGGCGCAGCACGTTGTCGACCAGGCCGATGACCACCACGCCGTAGACCGCCAGCCCGATGCCTTCCCACACGGCACCAGTGATCAGGAAATACACCGCCACCGGCCCCCAGACGATCGCCGCGCCCACCGCCGGCAGCAGCGACAGGAAGGCCATCACCACGCCCCACAGCATCGGGCCCGGCACGCCGAGGAACCAGAACGCCAGGCCGCCCAGCGCGCCCTGCGCGATCGCCACCAGCACGTTGCCTTTCACGGTGGCGCGGATCACGATGATGAAATTGTCGAACAGCGGCTCCTTGTAGCGCGTGCCGAGCGGCACCGCGCGCTTGATGCGGGCCGACAGCGACTGGCCGTCGCGGAACAGGAAGAACAGCAGGTACAGCATGACGGTCACGCTGACGAGGAAATCGAGCGTCATGCTGCCGAAGTTGATCGCATACTTCGCCACCGCCTGGCTGATCTGCGAGGCGCCGGCCGTGAGCTTGGCCTGCAGGCTTTCCAGGTTGGTCAGCTCGAAGCGTTCCAGCACCGAGTGCACCCAGGTGGGCAGCGCGGCGATCACGCGCTGGAAGATCGTGCCGAAATTGATCTGGCCCGAATTGATCATCTCGTAGATGCCGGCCGCCTGGTCGATCAGCGACAGCGTGATCAGCGTGAGCGGCAGGATCACCATCAGGAGGATCAGCAACAGCGAGATGAGCGCGCTGGAGGTCGGGCGGTTGCCGGTCATGTTCAGCAACCGGTAATGCACCGGCGCGAAGACGACCGCCAGGATGACGCCCCAGAACACGGCGCCCGAGAACGGCAGCAGGATCCAGAAAAAGCCCAGCGTCAGCAGGCCGAGCAACAGCAGGAACGACTTTTGCGGCAGAGAGAGTTGCTTCATATATTTGTTATTTGGTGATTGATCCGGATGAGGAGGTAAAACGCGGTGTTTCCCCATCATAGCCGAACAGGCAACTTTTCCCGTCA
Above is a window of Pseudoduganella dura DNA encoding:
- a CDS encoding AI-2E family transporter; the protein is MKQLSLPQKSFLLLLGLLTLGFFWILLPFSGAVFWGVILAVVFAPVHYRLLNMTGNRPTSSALISLLLILLMVILPLTLITLSLIDQAAGIYEMINSGQINFGTIFQRVIAALPTWVHSVLERFELTNLESLQAKLTAGASQISQAVAKYAINFGSMTLDFLVSVTVMLYLLFFLFRDGQSLSARIKRAVPLGTRYKEPLFDNFIIVIRATVKGNVLVAIAQGALGGLAFWFLGVPGPMLWGVVMAFLSLLPAVGAAIVWGPVAVYFLITGAVWEGIGLAVYGVVVIGLVDNVLRPLLVGKDTRLPDYVVLLSTIGGMALFGLTGFVIGPVIAALFIVAWELFASTEEFHAE